In Amycolatopsis methanolica 239, a single genomic region encodes these proteins:
- a CDS encoding acyl-CoA carboxylase subunit beta, producing MTTVLRSALNTADETYQANYRHQKRVLAELDEQTQAAIAGGGPRYQQRHRDRGRMLVRERIELLLDRDASFLELSTLAAWGTQFPVGASVVTGIGVVSGVECMLIAHDPTVRGGAMNPYSLKKTLRALEIARVNRLPVINLVESGGADLPTQSELFVHAGKIFHDLTELSSMAIPTIALVFGNSTAGGAYVPGMCDYAVMVDQQAKVFLGGPPLVKMATGEDADDEELGGAAMHAKVSGLCDHFAVDERDCIRIGRQIVSELNWRKLGPGPTMPADEPLYDPDELLGIAPADIKVPFDPREVIARVVDGSRFGEYKPLWGTSLVTGWASVHGYPVGILANARGVLFSEEAKKASEFIQLANQTDTPLLFLQNTTGYMVGKNYEQGGIIKDGSKMINSVANSKVPHITVNLAASFGAGNYGMSGRAYDPRLMFAWAGSRLAVMGAAQLAGVLSIVAKQSASAAGREFDVEADERNRAAIEAQIDKESHSFFVTARLYDDGLIDPRDTRTVLGIALSAAHSNIVAGQRGYGVFRM from the coding sequence ATGACGACGGTACTGCGCTCCGCGCTCAACACCGCGGACGAGACTTACCAGGCCAACTACCGCCACCAGAAACGGGTACTGGCCGAACTCGACGAGCAGACCCAGGCGGCCATCGCCGGTGGTGGGCCGCGCTACCAGCAACGCCATCGAGACCGCGGGCGGATGCTGGTCCGCGAGCGCATCGAGCTGCTGCTCGATCGCGACGCCTCGTTCCTCGAACTGTCCACGCTCGCGGCGTGGGGCACGCAGTTTCCCGTCGGCGCGTCGGTGGTGACCGGCATCGGCGTCGTCTCGGGCGTCGAATGCATGCTCATCGCCCACGATCCCACGGTACGCGGCGGCGCGATGAACCCGTACTCGCTGAAGAAGACATTGCGGGCGCTGGAAATCGCCCGGGTCAACCGGTTGCCGGTGATCAACCTGGTGGAGTCCGGCGGCGCGGACCTGCCGACGCAGTCGGAGTTGTTCGTGCACGCCGGGAAGATCTTCCACGACCTCACCGAGCTCTCGTCCATGGCGATCCCCACGATCGCGCTCGTGTTCGGCAACTCCACCGCGGGCGGCGCCTACGTGCCCGGCATGTGTGACTACGCGGTGATGGTCGACCAGCAGGCGAAGGTGTTCCTCGGCGGCCCACCGCTGGTGAAGATGGCCACCGGGGAGGACGCCGACGACGAGGAGCTCGGCGGTGCGGCGATGCACGCGAAGGTGTCCGGGTTGTGTGACCACTTCGCCGTCGACGAGCGGGACTGCATCCGCATCGGGCGGCAGATCGTGTCCGAGCTGAACTGGCGCAAGCTCGGCCCGGGACCGACGATGCCTGCCGACGAGCCCCTTTACGACCCGGACGAGTTGCTGGGCATTGCCCCGGCGGACATCAAGGTGCCCTTCGACCCGCGCGAGGTGATCGCCCGGGTGGTCGACGGTTCCCGGTTCGGTGAGTACAAACCGTTGTGGGGCACGAGCCTGGTTACCGGCTGGGCCTCGGTGCACGGTTACCCGGTGGGCATCCTCGCCAACGCCCGCGGCGTGTTGTTCAGCGAGGAGGCCAAGAAGGCGAGCGAGTTCATCCAGCTGGCGAACCAGACCGACACGCCGCTGCTGTTCCTGCAGAACACCACGGGCTACATGGTGGGCAAGAACTACGAGCAGGGCGGGATCATCAAGGACGGCTCCAAGATGATCAACTCGGTCGCCAACAGCAAGGTCCCGCACATCACCGTCAACCTGGCGGCCTCTTTCGGCGCGGGCAACTACGGGATGTCGGGCCGCGCGTACGACCCGCGGCTGATGTTCGCGTGGGCGGGCTCGCGGCTGGCGGTGATGGGCGCCGCGCAGCTGGCCGGGGTCCTGTCCATCGTGGCGAAGCAGTCGGCGTCCGCCGCTGGGCGCGAGTTCGACGTCGAAGCCGATGAGCGCAACCGCGCGGCGATCGAGGCACAGATCGACAAGGAGTCGCACTCGTTCTTCGTCACCGCGCGCCTGTACGACGACGGGCTCATCGACCCGCGTGACACCCGCACCGTGCTCGGCATCGCTCTGTCCGCCGCGCACTCCAACATCGTCGCCGGCCAGCGTGGCTACGGCGTCTTCCGGATGTGA
- a CDS encoding acyl-CoA dehydrogenase family protein encodes MDFRETSEHRDLRDTVAAIAAKFGPAYYVPRAEAGEPTSELWAELGRSGFLGINLPEEYGGGGAGLAELAMVCEETAAAGCPLLLLLVSAAISGEMIADFGTEEQKRYWLPRMALGESKVVFGITEPEAGSNTHRLSTVARRDGGDFVITGTKHYISGVDEAEAILLVTRTGWDEAAGRGRLSLFVVPTDTPGLVATPLPVSAKVPEKQFVLHFDELRAPAEWLVGEEGNGFRQVFHGLNPERITGAAVCVGVARHVLRQAADYASTRSVWGTPIGTHQGVSHPLAKAQIETDLAALMTAKAAWLHDNDLPAGEASNEAKYAAAEAAGAATDAAIQAHGGNGLATEYGLLPYWGLARLLRIAPVSREMILNFVAQHGLGLPRSY; translated from the coding sequence GTGGACTTTCGGGAGACCTCGGAACACAGGGATCTCCGCGACACGGTGGCGGCGATCGCGGCGAAGTTCGGCCCGGCCTACTACGTACCGCGGGCCGAGGCGGGGGAGCCGACCTCCGAGCTGTGGGCGGAGCTGGGGCGCAGCGGCTTCCTCGGTATCAACCTGCCCGAGGAGTACGGCGGCGGCGGGGCAGGCCTGGCCGAGCTCGCGATGGTGTGCGAGGAGACCGCGGCGGCGGGCTGTCCGCTGCTCCTGCTGCTGGTCTCGGCCGCGATCTCGGGGGAGATGATCGCCGACTTCGGCACAGAGGAACAGAAGCGGTACTGGTTGCCGCGCATGGCCTTGGGCGAGTCCAAGGTGGTATTCGGCATCACCGAGCCGGAGGCGGGCTCGAACACCCACCGGCTGTCCACAGTGGCCCGGCGGGACGGCGGGGATTTCGTCATCACCGGCACCAAGCACTACATCTCCGGCGTGGACGAGGCCGAGGCGATCCTCCTCGTGACCAGGACCGGGTGGGACGAGGCCGCGGGCCGGGGAAGGCTCTCGCTGTTCGTCGTGCCCACCGACACCCCGGGTCTGGTCGCGACCCCGCTGCCGGTCTCGGCGAAGGTGCCGGAGAAGCAGTTCGTCCTGCACTTCGACGAGCTCCGTGCGCCAGCCGAGTGGCTCGTGGGGGAGGAGGGCAACGGCTTCCGGCAGGTCTTCCACGGGCTCAACCCCGAACGCATCACCGGCGCGGCCGTGTGCGTCGGCGTCGCGCGGCACGTGCTGCGGCAGGCCGCGGACTACGCCTCGACGAGATCGGTGTGGGGCACGCCCATCGGCACCCACCAGGGCGTCTCCCATCCGCTCGCCAAGGCCCAAATCGAAACCGACCTCGCCGCCTTGATGACGGCGAAGGCGGCATGGCTGCACGACAACGACCTGCCGGCGGGCGAGGCATCCAACGAGGCCAAGTACGCCGCCGCGGAAGCCGCCGGGGCGGCCACCGACGCGGCGATCCAGGCGCACGGCGGCAACGGGCTGGCCACCGAGTACGGCCTGCTGCCCTACTGGGGCCTGGCGCGGCTGCTGCGGATCGCTCCGGTCAGCCGCGAGATGATCCTCAACTTCGTCGCCCAGCACGGCCTCGGGCTGCCCCGCTCCTACTGA
- a CDS encoding AMP-binding protein, giving the protein MTGAGELGVNLIQRVNVGDLLTRSAARFPARLAVADGERRLSYADFNALVNRTAHGLLALGYTRGDALAVASGNSLEFLATYFACAKTGIVCVPVNLGWRPNEVTYVLEHSRARGIVVESQLAAAMVPAIAGAGGVREVIVAPGTVTAGLPRPVDRRWLTFAELGADRPGTDPECYVADRDPLSYLYTSGTTSFPKGVVGNHTAIYLESLSVALEARFAEDDRIVAMMPMFHTAQLNAFCTPAVAVGAAQYLRRGFEPGPLLDLIERERVTQLFGLPMMYRAMLDEPGVGERDLSSLRRACYAMAPMPHDQLRRCLEVFACDFYLLFGQTEMSPVATFFRPEHQLSHPGAVGTPVTNVQVGIMAGDGRLLPAGQKGEIVYRGPHTLSEYLRNPEATAEAFAHGWFHSGDVGLFDDDGVLWFADRRKDVIKTGGENVASIEVEKAVYEVEPDIAEAVVVGLPHDHWSEAITAVVVPRPGTRLDPQAIITGVKQRIDPYKAPKSVIVTDELPRTSTGKIQKNVVRQRYADHYRRTPES; this is encoded by the coding sequence ATGACCGGAGCCGGAGAGCTGGGTGTCAATCTCATCCAGCGGGTCAACGTGGGGGACCTGCTGACACGTTCGGCCGCGCGCTTTCCCGCGCGGCTCGCGGTCGCCGACGGTGAGCGGCGGCTGTCTTATGCGGACTTCAATGCCCTCGTCAACCGGACCGCACACGGACTGCTCGCGCTCGGCTACACCCGCGGGGACGCGCTCGCAGTGGCCTCGGGCAACAGCCTGGAATTCCTGGCGACGTACTTCGCCTGCGCCAAGACCGGGATCGTGTGTGTACCGGTGAACCTAGGCTGGCGCCCGAACGAGGTGACCTACGTCCTGGAGCACTCCCGGGCCCGCGGCATCGTCGTGGAGAGCCAGCTCGCCGCCGCGATGGTGCCCGCGATCGCCGGAGCGGGCGGGGTGCGGGAGGTGATCGTCGCGCCGGGCACGGTCACGGCGGGACTGCCGCGCCCCGTAGACCGGCGATGGCTGACGTTCGCCGAACTCGGCGCGGACCGGCCCGGCACGGATCCGGAGTGTTACGTCGCCGACCGTGATCCGCTGAGCTACCTGTACACGAGCGGGACCACGTCGTTTCCCAAAGGCGTGGTCGGCAACCACACCGCGATCTATCTCGAGTCGCTATCGGTGGCGCTAGAGGCCCGCTTCGCCGAGGACGACCGGATCGTGGCGATGATGCCGATGTTCCACACCGCACAGCTCAACGCGTTCTGCACGCCCGCGGTCGCGGTGGGCGCCGCGCAGTACCTGCGTCGGGGATTCGAGCCCGGGCCACTGCTTGACCTGATCGAGCGCGAGCGGGTCACCCAGCTGTTCGGCCTGCCTATGATGTACCGGGCGATGCTCGACGAGCCCGGAGTCGGTGAACGCGATCTGAGCAGCCTCCGCCGCGCCTGCTACGCCATGGCGCCGATGCCCCACGACCAGCTACGCCGGTGCCTGGAAGTGTTCGCCTGCGACTTCTACCTGCTGTTCGGTCAGACCGAGATGAGCCCGGTGGCGACCTTCTTCCGGCCGGAGCACCAGTTGTCGCACCCAGGCGCGGTCGGCACCCCGGTGACGAACGTCCAGGTGGGCATCATGGCCGGGGACGGCAGGCTGCTGCCCGCGGGACAGAAGGGGGAGATCGTCTACCGCGGCCCCCACACGTTGTCGGAATACCTGCGGAACCCCGAAGCCACCGCCGAGGCGTTCGCCCACGGCTGGTTCCACTCCGGCGACGTGGGCCTGTTCGACGACGACGGGGTGCTGTGGTTCGCCGACCGGCGCAAGGACGTGATCAAGACCGGTGGCGAGAACGTGGCCTCGATCGAGGTCGAGAAGGCGGTCTACGAAGTCGAGCCGGACATCGCGGAGGCGGTGGTGGTCGGCCTGCCGCACGACCACTGGAGCGAGGCGATCACGGCGGTGGTCGTGCCACGTCCTGGCACTCGGCTGGATCCGCAGGCAATCATCACCGGCGTCAAGCAGCGCATCGATCCCTACAAGGCACCGAAGTCGGTGATCGTGACTGACGAACTGCCCCGCACCTCCACGGGCAAGATCCAGAAGAACGTGGTGCGCCAGCGCTACGCCGACCACTACCGGCGAACCCCGGAATCCTGA
- a CDS encoding alpha/beta fold hydrolase, whose product MLSTAYQRLAERRDARRFPSPGALVDIGGRRAARLPVRQQGTSGDCVASADEAHTLLTALELHDPVILVGHSVGGLIARLFAARHPQRVALC is encoded by the coding sequence GTGTTGAGCACCGCCTATCAGCGGCTCGCCGAGCGGCGGGACGCACGCCGCTTCCCGTCACCCGGCGCTCTGGTCGACATCGGTGGCCGGCGGGCTGCACGTCTTCCGGTCCGGCAGCAGGGCACTAGCGGTGATTGTGTTGCCAGCGCCGACGAGGCCCACACCCTGCTCACCGCGCTCGAGCTCCACGACCCGGTGATTCTGGTTGGCCACTCCGTCGGCGGGCTGATCGCGAGGTTGTTCGCTGCACGCCATCCGCAGCGTGTGGCATTGTGCTGA
- a CDS encoding replication protein RepA translates to MTTQADLAFARDAAQVSILDREQQELGFVTRVFASTSLPYKEPPPTTEVWWRRNGKLLLTVTPGKTLDEDGTVQNLGFPFGAIPRLLLAWLSTAAVQTRDPLLQLPDSMGEFMRDLGIGAATGGKKGSISRFRNQTNRLLECNLTVKQEGDPRLDKGGKLNIASSWQLWWSENKTPGPSWIRLSEEFFQLILRAPVPISLHALRVCQKYPVQMDLYWWLTYRLCFLQKPVLVTWEQLSEQFGFQLAPTPRGLFTFKKAIVDNLKKVLAVYQQANVEVTKHGLLLKPSQPHVPFKGLRALEVG, encoded by the coding sequence GTGACGACACAGGCCGATCTTGCCTTCGCGCGGGACGCCGCGCAGGTGAGCATCCTGGACCGCGAACAGCAGGAACTTGGGTTCGTGACGCGGGTGTTCGCCTCGACGTCACTGCCCTACAAGGAACCGCCGCCGACCACCGAGGTGTGGTGGCGCCGCAACGGCAAGCTGCTGCTGACGGTCACTCCCGGCAAGACTCTCGATGAAGACGGCACCGTCCAGAATCTGGGGTTCCCTTTCGGGGCGATCCCGCGACTGCTGCTCGCCTGGTTGTCCACGGCGGCCGTGCAGACGCGAGATCCGCTGTTGCAGCTGCCCGATTCGATGGGCGAGTTCATGCGGGACCTTGGCATTGGCGCGGCGACCGGCGGTAAGAAGGGCAGCATCAGCCGGTTCCGCAACCAGACTAACCGGCTGCTCGAGTGCAACCTCACCGTGAAGCAGGAGGGCGACCCGCGCCTCGACAAGGGCGGAAAGCTCAACATCGCCAGCTCCTGGCAGCTGTGGTGGAGCGAGAACAAGACGCCTGGACCGTCGTGGATCCGGCTCTCCGAAGAGTTCTTCCAGCTGATCCTCCGAGCACCGGTGCCCATCAGCCTGCACGCCCTGCGGGTTTGCCAGAAGTACCCGGTGCAGATGGATCTGTACTGGTGGCTGACCTACCGGCTGTGCTTCCTGCAGAAGCCAGTGCTCGTGACCTGGGAACAGCTCTCCGAACAGTTTGGCTTCCAGCTGGCCCCAACACCGCGCGGCCTGTTCACTTTCAAAAAGGCGATCGTCGACAACTTGAAGAAGGTGCTGGCCGTCTACCAGCAGGCCAATGTGGAGGTCACCAAGCACGGACTGCTGCTCAAGCCGAGCCAACCGCACGTGCCGTTCAAGGGGCTGCGCGCGCTCGAAGTCGGATGA
- a CDS encoding ABC transporter permease: protein MTLPSLIGASVGFSGLVNTMQQLTVEREDGTLLRAKALPNGMSGYLIGKIVLVSGMAIVGIALLILPGLFMFDGLEIDAMTWVTLAWVLVLGLVATLPIGAVLGSLFENPRTMGVIMLPVMALVGTSGIFYPIGELPSWIQGIAQVFPLYWLGLGMRSAFLPDSMVAVEIGQSWRTWETFGVLGAWAVAGLVLAPIVLRRMARRESGSTVAARREKALQRMPG, encoded by the coding sequence ATGACGCTGCCCAGCCTGATCGGCGCGAGCGTCGGCTTCAGCGGGCTGGTCAACACGATGCAGCAGCTCACAGTCGAACGCGAGGACGGGACCCTGCTGCGCGCGAAGGCCCTGCCCAACGGCATGAGCGGCTACCTGATCGGCAAGATCGTGCTGGTCTCCGGCATGGCGATCGTCGGCATCGCGCTGCTGATCCTGCCCGGCCTGTTCATGTTCGACGGCCTGGAGATCGACGCCATGACCTGGGTGACCCTCGCCTGGGTGCTGGTGCTCGGCCTGGTCGCGACGCTGCCGATCGGGGCGGTGTTAGGGTCGCTGTTCGAGAACCCGCGCACGATGGGCGTGATCATGCTGCCAGTGATGGCGCTGGTCGGCACGTCGGGCATCTTCTACCCGATCGGCGAGCTGCCGTCCTGGATCCAGGGCATCGCGCAGGTGTTCCCGCTGTACTGGCTCGGCCTCGGCATGCGCTCGGCGTTCCTGCCGGACAGCATGGTGGCCGTGGAGATCGGGCAGTCGTGGCGGACCTGGGAGACCTTCGGCGTGCTCGGCGCGTGGGCGGTCGCGGGCCTGGTACTGGCACCGATCGTGCTGCGTAGGATGGCGCGGCGCGAGTCCGGGTCAACCGTGGCCGCACGGCGGGAGAAGGCACTACAGCGGATGCCGGGATGA
- a CDS encoding helix-turn-helix transcriptional regulator has product MSESIYNRIAMLRAERGISRRQLAEAVGVHYQTIGYLERGEYSPSLYLALRIAEYFEVPVEVIFSTQPFPRLGREEPTA; this is encoded by the coding sequence ATGAGTGAGTCGATCTACAACCGCATCGCGATGCTGCGCGCCGAGCGCGGCATCTCGCGGCGGCAGCTGGCCGAGGCGGTCGGGGTGCACTACCAGACGATCGGGTACCTCGAACGCGGCGAATACAGCCCGAGCCTGTACCTCGCGCTGCGCATCGCCGAGTACTTCGAGGTGCCCGTCGAGGTGATCTTCTCCACGCAACCCTTCCCCCGCCTCGGCCGCGAGGAACCGACGGCTTGA
- the cobN gene encoding cobaltochelatase subunit CobN, whose product MILLLSTSDTDLLSARTSEAGYTLANPARLDLAELPGLLAEADVVVVRILGSARTWQEGLDTVRASGKHVVVLGGEQTPDAELMALSTVPAGIATEAHAYLAQGGPDNLAQLHRFLSDTLLLTGDGFEPPAEQPAWGVLDRKGRRAENSQGPVVAILYYRAHHLSGNTRFVEALAEAVEDAGGQALPIYCASLRSREPEMMAELRKADALLVTVLAAGGTRPSEVGAGGDDEAWDVAELAALDVPTLQALCLTSDRATWEDNDDGLSPLDAGNQMAVPEFDGRLITVPFSFKEIDDDGLPHYVPDPERAARVAGIALAHARLRHTPPEQRKIVLMLSAYPTKHSRVGNAVGLDTPASAIELLRRMRAQGYDLGDEPFPGVEPTGTDQPDGDALIHALIAAGGQDPEWLTEEQLSGNPIRVPAARYREWFAALPEDLRAEIEEHWGPPPGDLYVDRSSNPDGDIVLASLRAGNVVLMIQPPRGFGENPVAIYHNPDLPPSHHYLACYRWIEEEFGAHAVVHLGKHGSLEWLPGKNAGLSASCGPDAVLGNLPLIYPFLINDPGEGAQAKRRAHATIVDHLIPPMARAESYGDLARLEQLLDEHANIAAMDPAKLPAIRQQIWTLIQAAKLDHDLGVAERPHDAEFDDFLLHIDGWLCEVKDAQIRDGLHVLGAAPVGEARVNLVLAMLRAQQMWGGQVGAVPGLRSVLGLTDGAPTSEVDAIEASARALVEAMEKRDWAPSAVAEVAPDPEVARVLTFAATEIVPRLAGTSAEIDSVLHALDGGYIAAGPSGSPLRGLVNVLPTGRNFYTVDPKAIPSRLAWETGQALAESLLRRYREDTGEWPKSVGLSVWGTSAMRTSGDDAAEVLALLGVQPVWDDASRRVTGLEPIPLAELGRPRIDVTVRISGFFRDAFPHVVALLDDAVRLAASLDEPASDNFVRAHVQADLATHGDERRATTRIFGSKPGAYGAGILPLLDSGNWRDNADLAEVYATWGGYAYGRGLDGVEARPDMESAYRRIEVAAKNTDTREHDIADSDDYFQYHGGMIAFTRALTGQAPASYVGDSTSPDAVRTRSLSEETARVFRARVVNPRWIAAMRKHGYKGAFELAATVDYLFGFDATAGVVQDWMYEKLSQSYVLDQQNQEFLAKANPWALRGIIERLTEAADRGLWAEPDPELLGQLREVYLRTEGELEGE is encoded by the coding sequence GTGATCCTGCTGCTGTCCACTTCGGACACCGACCTGCTCAGCGCCCGGACCAGTGAGGCCGGTTACACCCTGGCCAACCCGGCGCGGCTCGACCTGGCCGAGCTGCCCGGCCTGCTGGCGGAGGCCGACGTCGTCGTGGTCCGCATCCTGGGATCCGCGCGGACGTGGCAGGAGGGCCTGGACACCGTCCGGGCGAGCGGGAAGCACGTGGTGGTCCTGGGTGGTGAGCAGACGCCGGACGCCGAGCTGATGGCGTTGTCCACCGTGCCGGCAGGCATCGCCACCGAGGCGCACGCCTACCTCGCGCAGGGCGGGCCGGACAACCTCGCCCAGCTGCACCGGTTCCTCTCCGACACGCTGCTGCTCACCGGCGACGGCTTCGAGCCGCCCGCCGAGCAGCCGGCGTGGGGTGTGCTGGATCGAAAAGGACGCCGCGCTGAGAACTCCCAGGGCCCGGTGGTGGCGATCCTGTACTACCGCGCGCACCACCTGTCCGGGAACACCCGGTTCGTCGAGGCGCTGGCCGAGGCGGTCGAGGACGCGGGCGGGCAGGCCCTGCCGATCTACTGCGCGTCGCTGCGCTCGCGCGAGCCGGAGATGATGGCCGAGCTGCGCAAGGCCGACGCGCTGCTGGTCACGGTGCTCGCGGCGGGCGGCACCCGGCCGTCCGAGGTGGGCGCCGGTGGCGACGACGAGGCGTGGGACGTCGCCGAGCTGGCCGCGCTGGACGTGCCGACGTTGCAGGCGCTGTGCCTGACCAGCGACCGCGCGACCTGGGAGGACAACGACGACGGCCTGTCCCCGCTGGACGCGGGCAACCAGATGGCGGTGCCCGAGTTCGACGGCCGCCTGATCACCGTGCCGTTCTCGTTCAAGGAGATCGACGACGACGGCCTGCCGCACTACGTGCCGGATCCCGAGCGCGCCGCGCGGGTCGCGGGCATCGCGCTCGCGCACGCCCGCCTGCGGCACACCCCGCCGGAACAGCGCAAGATCGTGCTGATGCTGTCGGCGTACCCGACAAAGCACTCGCGGGTCGGCAACGCGGTGGGCCTGGATACCCCGGCCTCGGCGATCGAGCTGCTGCGCCGCATGCGCGCGCAGGGCTACGACCTCGGCGACGAGCCGTTCCCCGGCGTGGAGCCGACCGGCACCGACCAGCCGGACGGCGACGCGCTCATCCACGCCCTGATCGCCGCGGGCGGCCAGGACCCGGAGTGGCTGACCGAGGAGCAGCTGTCCGGCAACCCGATCCGCGTGCCGGCCGCGCGCTACCGCGAGTGGTTCGCCGCGTTGCCGGAGGACCTGCGCGCCGAGATCGAGGAGCACTGGGGCCCGCCGCCGGGCGACCTCTACGTCGACCGATCGTCCAATCCGGATGGTGACATCGTGCTGGCGTCGCTGCGGGCAGGCAACGTCGTGCTGATGATCCAGCCGCCACGCGGCTTCGGCGAGAACCCGGTGGCGATCTACCACAACCCGGACCTGCCGCCGAGCCACCACTACCTCGCCTGCTACCGCTGGATCGAGGAGGAGTTCGGCGCGCACGCGGTGGTCCACCTCGGCAAGCACGGGTCGCTGGAGTGGCTGCCGGGCAAGAACGCCGGCCTGTCCGCGTCCTGCGGGCCGGACGCGGTGCTGGGCAACCTGCCGCTGATCTACCCGTTCCTGATCAACGACCCGGGCGAGGGCGCGCAGGCGAAGCGGCGCGCGCACGCCACGATCGTCGACCACCTGATCCCGCCGATGGCGCGTGCGGAGAGCTACGGCGACCTGGCCCGGCTGGAGCAGCTGCTCGACGAGCACGCGAACATCGCGGCGATGGACCCGGCGAAGCTGCCCGCGATCCGCCAGCAGATCTGGACGTTGATCCAGGCCGCCAAGCTGGACCACGACCTGGGTGTGGCGGAACGACCGCACGACGCCGAGTTCGACGACTTCCTGCTGCACATCGACGGCTGGCTGTGCGAGGTGAAGGACGCGCAGATCCGCGACGGGCTGCACGTCCTCGGCGCGGCGCCGGTCGGCGAGGCGCGGGTGAACCTGGTGCTGGCGATGCTGCGGGCGCAGCAGATGTGGGGCGGCCAGGTCGGCGCGGTGCCCGGCCTGCGGTCCGTGCTGGGGCTCACCGACGGCGCGCCGACGTCCGAAGTGGACGCGATCGAGGCGTCGGCCCGTGCCCTGGTCGAGGCGATGGAGAAGCGGGACTGGGCTCCGTCGGCGGTCGCGGAGGTGGCTCCCGATCCCGAGGTCGCGCGGGTGCTGACCTTCGCGGCCACCGAGATCGTGCCGCGGCTGGCCGGGACGTCGGCGGAGATCGACTCGGTCCTGCACGCCCTGGACGGCGGGTACATCGCCGCCGGGCCGAGCGGTTCACCGCTGCGCGGGCTGGTCAACGTGCTGCCGACCGGCCGCAACTTCTACACCGTGGACCCGAAGGCGATCCCGAGCCGCCTGGCGTGGGAGACCGGGCAGGCGCTCGCGGAGTCGCTGCTGCGCCGCTACCGCGAGGACACCGGCGAGTGGCCGAAGTCGGTCGGCCTGTCGGTGTGGGGCACCTCGGCGATGCGCACCTCGGGCGACGACGCGGCAGAGGTGCTGGCCTTGCTGGGAGTGCAGCCGGTGTGGGACGACGCGTCCCGCCGGGTGACCGGGCTGGAGCCGATCCCGCTCGCCGAACTCGGCCGCCCGCGCATCGACGTGACCGTGCGGATCAGCGGGTTCTTCCGGGACGCGTTCCCGCACGTGGTCGCGTTGCTGGACGACGCGGTCCGGCTGGCGGCGTCGCTGGACGAGCCTGCTTCGGACAACTTCGTGCGCGCGCACGTGCAGGCCGACCTGGCCACGCACGGCGACGAGCGCCGGGCGACGACGCGGATCTTCGGCTCCAAGCCGGGCGCGTACGGCGCGGGGATCCTGCCGCTGCTGGACTCGGGCAACTGGCGGGACAACGCCGACCTGGCCGAGGTGTACGCGACGTGGGGCGGCTACGCCTACGGGCGGGGCCTGGACGGCGTCGAGGCGCGGCCGGACATGGAGAGCGCGTACCGGCGCATCGAGGTGGCGGCGAAGAACACCGACACGCGTGAGCACGACATCGCCGACTCGGACGACTACTTCCAGTACCACGGCGGCATGATCGCGTTCACGCGCGCGCTGACCGGCCAGGCTCCCGCGTCCTACGTGGGCGATTCGACGAGCCCGGACGCGGTGCGGACGCGGTCGCTGTCCGAGGAGACCGCCCGCGTGTTCCGCGCCAGGGTGGTCAACCCGCGCTGGATCGCGGCGATGCGCAAGCACGGCTACAAGGGCGCGTTCGAGCTCGCGGCCACTGTGGACTACCTGTTCGGCTTCGACGCCACCGCCGGGGTCGTGCAGGACTGGATGTACGAAAAGCTGTCCCAGTCGTACGTCCTCGACCAGCAGAACCAGGAGTTCCTCGCGAAGGCCAACCCGTGGGCGCTGCGCGGCATCATCGAGCGGCTCACCGAGGCCGCCGACCGCGGCCTGTGGGCGGAGCCGGACCCGGAGCTGCTGGGGCAGTTGCGCGAGGTGTACCTGCGGACCGAAGGTGAGCTGGAGGGCGAGTGA
- a CDS encoding LamB/YcsF family protein, with translation MTGVDLNADLGEGFGIWHLTEDDALLEIVSSANVACGFHAGDPSVLRRVTASAAERGVTVGAQVAYRDLAGFGRRFIDVPPDELANDVLYQIGALDAFARVAGTRVGYVKPHGALYNAIVSNAEQAAAVVEAVRMFDPSLPVLGLPGSEWLRQAEKAGLRPVREAFADRAYTPSGTLVSRREPGAVIHDADEVVRRCVRMAVEGVVVAVDGSEVKVEPESICLHGDTPGAVEIGRRVRAALVEAGVSVRSFA, from the coding sequence GTGACCGGGGTGGACCTGAACGCGGATCTCGGCGAGGGGTTCGGGATCTGGCACCTCACCGAGGACGACGCGCTGCTGGAGATCGTGTCGAGCGCGAACGTGGCGTGTGGTTTCCACGCGGGAGACCCGAGCGTGCTGCGGCGCGTGACGGCTTCCGCGGCCGAGCGGGGAGTGACTGTCGGGGCGCAGGTGGCGTACCGGGACCTGGCCGGTTTCGGGCGCCGGTTCATCGACGTGCCGCCGGACGAGCTGGCGAACGACGTGCTGTACCAGATCGGCGCTCTCGACGCGTTCGCACGGGTGGCGGGCACCCGGGTGGGGTACGTGAAGCCGCATGGCGCGCTCTACAACGCGATCGTCTCGAACGCGGAGCAGGCCGCGGCGGTCGTCGAGGCGGTGCGGATGTTCGACCCGTCGCTGCCGGTGCTGGGGTTGCCGGGTTCGGAGTGGTTGCGGCAGGCGGAAAAGGCCGGGTTGCGCCCGGTGCGCGAAGCGTTCGCCGACCGGGCCTACACGCCGTCCGGAACGCTGGTCTCGCGCCGCGAGCCGGGCGCGGTGATCCACGACGCCGACGAGGTGGTGCGGCGGTGCGTGCGCATGGCTGTCGAGGGCGTTGTGGTGGCTGTGGACGGCTCCGAGGTGAAGGTGGAGCCGGAGTCGATCTGCCTGCACGGGGACACCCCCGGCGCGGTGGAGATCGGCCGCCGCGTACGAGCGGCGCTGGTGGAGGCTGGGGTTTCGGTTCGTTCGTTTGCTTAG